A window of the Candida orthopsilosis Co 90-125, chromosome 1 draft sequence genome harbors these coding sequences:
- a CDS encoding protein (similar to isoleucyl-tRNA synthetase), which translates to MLRFSPYQTRCFATCAAQLNKISYSKTLQLPQTSFSPKIPRGSSRDELIQRTGVDIYKWQQQYKTNHKPFFLHDGPPYANGKLHVGHALNKICKDIIIRYQLIHEDKLIKYQPGWDCHGLPIELKVEYNLGKLEFKDPVEIRKACREYAMTMINNQRKEFLELGIMTDFSKPYITMDHKFENDQLQVFSKLVENGLLSQQLKPVWYGCDTQTALAEAELEYNDKHKSVAIYVKFPVTGDKLRNYIKDNHPDLSLKNEKIKLLIWTSTPWTIPANKTICVSEHLSYTLIMKGDEVLVVAKTLAEDVLELDPDYTHVDVEIPGTELIGVSYVNPAAEDNVKRPVIHGDHVVGTAGTGLVHSAPAHGREDYLVAKQNGITIDSSCVDNKGKFIVNELPPGFQQLGSLKVNEIRSNMLCVDVLKQHDMIYNVNKNFVHSYPYDWRSQTPVIQRATPQWFVNVDKIKPFALEALGKVEFHPSSGYNRLTSFIENRDEWCISRQRSWGVPLPIVYDANTHKPVMDLEVINHTISKIDEFGTDEWFVKEDNISRWLPSDMDGGKYYKGQDTMDVWFDSGTSWSTLRDNIKECNETTEPLADVYLEGSDQHRGWFQSSLLNKVIYSGNKGQTFQSVAPYKAVITHGFITDAHGQKMSKTKGNIFSPHEAIEGCKKPWTPLLGTDGLRLWAASSNYQQDVGFHPEVLTRVSEVGKKYRVTFKYLLGNLYDFEMPVEYQSLSDLDKYILHTLHQLQQTCAGYYKSYNFSRVVSSVNAHVNSVLSAIYFDVSKDCLYTDDANSTRRRAIQTVLNEILKTYVGILAPIQPLTVQEVWDEYVKINKDVSDSPFKEPSNTYALSNYYVNHDLELQFSAFFKLRDEIYKEIETLKQNNFFKNKLELEIKLSNPLGNSSLFEFMKLNKSYLDDLFLVSKANLVESEDLEVDNLQVMDINGEKVGVVIKHSDDHKCGRCWKFTASEPESLCGKCNDVVNRRVE; encoded by the coding sequence ATGCTACGGTTCTCCCCTTACCAGACAAGATGTTTTGCCACATGTGCGGCTCAGCTAAACAAAATCAGCTATTCAAAGACTCTACAACTACCTCAAACCAGTTTTAGCCCCAAAATACCGCGTGGTTCCTCTCGAGATGAACTTATTCAGCGTACTGGAGTCGACATTTATAAAtggcaacaacaatacaagaCTAATCACAAacctttttttcttcacgATGGTCCTCCCTACGCCAATGGAAAACTACATGTTGGTCATGCATTGAACAAGATCTGTAAAGATATCATTATTCGATACCAGTTGATTCATGAAGataaattgatcaagtatCAACCAGGTTGGGATTGTCACGGATTACCAATTGAATTAAAAGTTGAATACAATTTGGGAAAACTAGAGTTTAAAGACCCAGTTGAAATTCGAAAAGCGTGTCGAGAATACGCCATGACTATGATAAATAACCAACGTAAagaatttcttgaattaGGTATAATGACTGATTTCAGCAAACCTTATATTACAATGGAtcataaatttgaaaatgatcaATTACAAGTGTTTAGTAAATTGGTTGAGAATGGATTATTgagtcaacaattgaaaccagTTTGGTATGGGTGTGATACACAAACTGCTTTGGCGGAAGCTGAATTGGAATATAATGATAAACACAAGTCGGTGGCTATATATGTGAAATTCCCCGTGACTGGTGATAAGTTGAGAAATTATATTAAAGATAACCATCCCGATTTGTCATTGAAGAATGAGAAGattaaattgttgatttggaCCAGTACTCCATGGACAATCCCGGCAAATAAAACCATTTGTGTCAGTGAACACTTGTCATATACTTTAATCATGAAAGGAGATGAAGTGCTTGTAGTTGCTAAAACTTTAGCTGAAGATGTGCTTGAATTGGACCCTGATTATACTcatgttgatgttgagaTCCCTGGTACTGAATTAATTGGTGTACTGTATGTGAACCCCGCAGCGGAAGATAATGTGAAAAGACCAGTTATACATGGGGATCATGTTGTAGGTACAGCAGGTACAGGTCTTGTGCATAGTGCTCCAGCTCATGGACGTGAAGATTATTTGGTGGCTAAACAAAATGGAATCACTATTGATTCATCCTGTGTCGATAACAAGGGGAAATTCATTGTGAATGAATTACCACCAGGTTTCCAACAATTGGGTTCATTAAAAGTGAACGAAATTAGATCTAACATGTTGTGCgttgatgttttgaaacaacatGATATGATTTACAATGTCAATAAGAACTTTGTACATTCTTATCCATACGATTGGAGATCACAAACCCCCGTTATTCAACGTGCTACTCCACAATGGTTTGTTAATGTGGACAAAATTAAGCCATTTGCATTGGAAGCATTGGGTAAAGTCGAATTCCATCCTTCTAGTGGATATAATAGATTAACTTcttttattgaaaacagAGATGAATGGTGTATTTCAAGACAAAGATCTTGGGGCGTTCCTTTACCCATTGTATATGATGCAAATACTCACAAGCCGGTGATGGATTTAGAGGTGATCAACCACACCATTagcaaaattgatgaatttggtaCTGATGAATGGTTTGTCAAGGAAGACAATATCAGTCGTTGGTTGCCTTCGGATATGGATGGGGGTAAATACTACAAGGGACAAGATACAATGGATGTTTGGTTTGATTCCGGTACTTCCTGGAGTACATTGCGTGATAATATCAAAGAGTGCAATGAGACGACTGAACCATTGGCTGATGTATATCTCGAAGGTAGTGATCAACATCGTGGCTGGTTTCAATCCTCTTTACTTAACAAGGTCATTTATTCTGGTAACAAAGGTCAAACATTCCAATCAGTAGCCCCGTACAAGGCGGTAATTACTCATGGGTTCATCACTGATGCTCATGGCCAAAAAATGTCTAAAACTAAAGGAAATATCTTTTCTCCTCATGAAGCAATTGAAGGATGTAAAAAACCATGGACACCACTTTTGGGAACCGATGGATTGAGATTATGGGCGGCATcatcaaattatcaacaagatgTTGGATTTCATCCTGAAGTATTGACAAGAGTTAGTGAAGTGGGTAAGAAGTATCGAGTTACATTCAAGTACCTCTTGGGTAACTTGTACGATTTTGAAATGCCAGTGGAGTATCAACTGTTGAGCGACTTGGACAAGTATATCTTACACACATTGCATCAGTTACAACAAACTTGTGCTGGTTATTATAAGTCATACAATTTTTCTCGAGTTGTTAGTTCAGTCAATGCTCATGTCAATTCAGTCTTGAGTGCCATTTATTTCGACGTTTCGAAAGATTGCTTATATACTGACGATGCTAACTCAACTAGACGTAGAGCCATTCAAACtgtattgaatgaaattttgaagacATATGTGGGAATTTTGGCACCTATTCAACCATTGACAGTGCAAGAAGTTTGGGATGAGTATGTGAAGATTAATAAAGACGTAAGTGACTCACCATTTAAAGAACCTTCGAATACGTATGCATTGTCTAATTACTATGTCAATCATGACTTGGAGTTGCAATTTAGtgcatttttcaaattgagagATGAAATTTATAAGGAGattgaaactttgaaacaaaacaatttttttaagAATAAATTAGAGTTGGAGATTAAGTTGTCAAACCCACTTGGTAACTCGtcattatttgaatttatgaagttgaataaatcatatcttgatgatttgtttttggtgTCTAAAGCAaatcttgttgaaagtGAGGATCTTGAAGTTGATAATTTACAAGTTATGGATATAAATGGTGAGAAAGTTGGTGTTGTTATAAAGCATTCAGATGATCATAAATGTGGACGTTGTTGGAAGTTTACTGCATCTGAACCAGAATCATTATGTGGTAAATGTAATGATGTTGTAAATAGACGAGTAGAATAG
- a CDS encoding Not4 E3 ubiquitin-protein ligase, giving the protein MIVPDDSFISDDEEEYCPLCVEEMDISDKNFKPCPCGYQICQFCYNNIRSNPELNGRCPGCRRLYDDESVEYKTISPEEYKIQQAKKEKREREKKQREKEKKESDMANKKHLAGLRVVQKNLVYVTGLNPPCNPDELHSVLRSDKYFGQYGKINKIVINKKNPNPSNSGSHHHQNPGLVVYVTFARKEDALNCITELDGSLCDGRVLRAAHGTTKYCSSYLRGHPCPNPNCMFLHEPGEEADSFTRKDLSTQQGIKMGMTSRAHTTSFGEDTYIPNHQLSQMTDEDLQQYQQQHGHHNIHHPSSHQHLHNDLSKEHLPATAHWANVNGQVSGNNSPGVNNNVPLANSAAFPTLGEIAREKQQQQQQQQRKEPKSRVSSTKLSKITSAVSADDVDLNDNSVIPFIESIVAEIKSLDEIKNVKFKSLSDDKPLPLFEFGGGFTDSTKPDDEKLLARQVIEKYLLRPVKNYHLAYPNHPIMQQQALVQRQQQQQQQQQQQQQQQGTPVAPNSQLQDKTDEQHLLLRQLQQQQQLQQLQQQQQQQQLNQLNMIKTGDRVNTSTPPPPGLFAGRTPTTQNDVPLTGAAAATPQRTSSQLLTQLMSKK; this is encoded by the exons ATGATAGTACCAGATGATTCATTTATTAGcgatgacgaagaagaatatTG TCCATTATGTGTTGAAGAGATGGATATCTCAGACAAAAACTTCAAGCCATGTCCTTGTGGATATCAAATATGTCAGTTCTGTTATAACAATATCAGACTGAATCCCGAATTAAATGGAAGATGTCCTGGATGTAGAAGAttgtatgatgatgaaagtgTTGAATATAAGACGATTAGTCCAGAAGAATACAAGATCCAACAAGctaaaaaagaaaagagggAACGTGAGAAGAAACAACgtgaaaaggaaaagaaggaacTGGATATGGCTAATAAGAAACATTTGGCAGGTTTGAGAGTAgttcaaaaaaatttggtttATGTTACTGGATTGAATCCACCTTGTAACCCAGATGAATTGCATTCTGTATTAAGATCAGACAAGTACTTTGGTCAATATGGTAAAATtaacaaaattgtcattAACAAAAAGAACCCAAATCCTCTGAATTCAGGCagtcatcatcaccaaaacCCTGGTTTGGTTGTTTATGTCACTTTTGCTAGAAAGGAAGATGCATTAAATTGTATAACCGAACTTGATGGATCATTGTGTGACGGAAGAGTATTGAGAGCAGCACATGGTACTACCAAGTATTGTTCTTCTTATTTACGTGGCCATCCATgtccaaatccaaattgtaTGTTTTTACATGAACCAGGGGAAGAAGCAGACTCATTTACTAGAAAGGATTTGTCTACTCAACAAGGTATCAAGATGGGTATGACATCTAGAGCACATACCACCTCATTTGGAGAAGATACGTATATTCCTAATCATCAACTTAGTCAAATGACTGATGAGGATTTACagcaatatcaacaacagcatgGACATCACAATATTCACCACCCATCCTCACACCAACATCTTCATAATGATTTGAGTAAGGAACATTTACCAGCCACTGCACATTGGGCAAATGTTAATGGACAAGTTTCTGGAAATAACTCACCTGGTGTAAATAATAATGTCCCCTTAGCCAACTCCGCCGCGTTTCCGACATTGGGTGAAATTGCTCGtgaaaagcaacaacagcaacaacagcaacaacgTAAAGAACCTAAGTCAAGAGTCTCAAGTACTAAGTTATCCAAAATTACCAGTGCTGTTTCGgctgatgatgttgatttgaatgacAATTCCGTCATTCCATTTATTGAGCTGATTGTAGcagaaatcaaatcattagACGAAATCAAGAATGTCAAATTTAAGTCATTAAGTGATGACAAACCATTACctttatttgaatttggtggAGGTTTTACTGATTCGACAAAAccagatgatgaaaaattgttggCACGTcaagttattgaaaagtatTTATTGAGACCAGTTAAGAATTATCATTTGGCAtatccaaatcatccaattatgcaacaacaagcatTAGTACAAcgtcaacaacagcagcaacagcagcagcagcaacaacaacaacaacaaggtACTCCAGTTGCTCCAAATTCTCAATTACAAGACAAAACAGATGAACAACACTTGTTATTACGCCAATtacagcagcaacaacaattacaacaattacaacaacagcagcagcagcagcaattgaatcaattaaaCATGATCAAAACTGGTGATCGTGTCAATACATCTACCCCACCACCACCTGGATTATTCGCTGGTAGAACCCCAACTACACAAAATGACGTCCCATTGACTGGTGCTGCAGCTGCTACTCCACAACGTACTTCATCACAATTGTTAACCCAATTAATGAGTAAGAAATGA
- a CDS encoding Pkr1 protein (S. cerevisiae homolog PKR1 has role vacuolar proton-transporting V-type ATPase complex and localizes to integral to endoplasmic reticulum membrane), with protein MAFIVELWESVFTPGTTPALIKATHASFILLLISLVTFIFLTKSIHFVNLFVIAVLLYGTVIWFINELQQVKLKDNEELNAKETEGEEIEKKKKTVNTVVDTESINEPKTTISDETVAPRKRKT; from the coding sequence ATGGcttttattgttgaattatgGGAATCGGTATTCACTCCAGGAACTACCCCTGCATTAATCAAAGCCACTCATGCGTCATTCATCTTATTGCTCATTTCGTTAGTTACATTTATCtttttgacaaaatcaatacATTTTGTTAATTTATTTGTCATTGCCGTATTGTTATATGGGACAGTAATTTGGTTCATCAATGAGCTTCAACAggtcaaattgaaagataaCGAAGAGTTGAATGCTAAAGAAACGGAAggtgaagaaattgagaagaaaaagaagactGTTAACACTGTTGTGGATACGGAGTCAATTAATGAACCAAAGACTACCATCAGTGACGAGACTGTTGCTCCgaggaaaaggaaaacatAG
- a CDS encoding Hxt5 sugar transporter — protein MSGLEIEKAIDSHQEKVQIEYDEGSLEQGSNFNKIDEEFEKYRQLGAAEEQTSGFWNNLKRFEIPLNFKDKRHMVHLLGGFASFAGVLSGVDQSIISGAQLGLNSQLHLSGDQNSLVSALMPLGAVGGSLLLPPLQKFSRKNAITVSCILYTIGAIMCAATPIPKQVGSSFFNKNSTNVLYAGRFILGLGVGIEGGGVNVYIAESVPSDKRGVLVSAYQFFIAFGEVLGYAIAAIFISTHAGWRYMLGSSLVFSTILLIGLIFLPESPRFLAKKGKYGEAFNVFARLRDIEDKRSKVEFLQMIQAAENEREIRLTTKRYKAWIELFTVPRNRRALIYGLIMITLGQLTGINAVMYYLSDLMAQIGFSDKNAVFMSLVGGGSLLIGTIPAILYMDKFGRRIWGYNLIGFFIGLVLVGVGYLIPIDTNLPAAEGVYLTGLILYMGFFGSYACLTWVVPSESFSLGTRSQGVTLCSALLYVWSFTVTYNFNRMKEALTYTGLTIGFYGGIAFLGFFYQVLFMPETKGKTLEEIDEIFEKSSFELAKENLQGLKRFWSFK, from the coding sequence ATGTCTGGTTtagaaattgaaaaagctaTTGATTCTCATCAAGAAAAggttcaaattgaatacgATGAAGGGTCATTGGAACAAGgttccaatttcaacaaaattgatgaagagtttgaaaagtataGACAGCTTGGTGCTGCTGAAGAACAAACTAGTGGGTTTTGGAATAATTTGAAACGATTTGAAATTCCCTTGAACTTTAAAGATAAGAGACATATGGTACATTTGTTGGGTGGGTTTGCTTCATTTGCTGGTGTTTTGAGTGGTGTTGATCAATCGATAATTAGTGGTGCTCAATTGGGTTTAAACTCGCAGTTGCATCTTAGTGGTGATCAAAATTCATTAGTTTCTGCATTGATGCCACTTGGTGCTGTTGGTGGTTCATTATTATTACCGCCATTGCAAAAATTCAGCAGAAAGAATGCCATTACTGTGTCATGTATTCTTTATACTATTGGTGCTATCATGTGTGCAGCCActccaattccaaaacaagTTGGATCTTCATTCTTTAACAAAAACTCAACCAATGTGTTGTATGCTGGTAGATTCATCTTGGGTTTAGGTGTTGGTATTGAAGGAGGTGGTGTTAATGTCTACATTGCTGAATCAGTTCCCAGTGACAAGAGAGGGGTTTTGGTCAGTGCATATCAGTTTTTCATTGCATTTGGTGAGGTGTTGGGTTATGCCATTGCTGCAATTTTTATATCGACACATGCAGGATGGCGTTACATGTTGGGTTCTTCATTGGTTTTTTCCACGATATTATTGATTGGATTAATCTTTTTACCTGAATCACCTCGTTTCCTTGCCAAGAAGGGTAAATATGGAGAAGCATTCAATGTATTTGCAAGATTAAGAGATATTGAAGACAAGAGAAgtaaagttgaatttcttcaaatgattcaagCTGCTGAAAATGAAAGAGAAATTCGATtaacaacaaaaagatATAAAGCTTGGATTGAATTGTTTACAGTGCCTAGAAACAGACGTGCATTGATTTATGGTTTGATTATGATTACTTTGGGACAATTGACTGGTATCAATGCCGTTATGTATTATTTATCAGACTTGATGGCTCAGATTGGATTTTCAGATAAAAATGCCGTGTTTATGTCATtagttggtggtggttcATTACTTATTGGTACCATTCCAGCTATTTTGTACATGGATAAATTTGGTAGAAGAATATGGGGCTATAACTTGATTGGTTTCTTTATTGGTTTAGTTTTGGTTGGTGTTGGGTAtttgattccaattgaCACCAATTTACCTGCTGCCGAAGGTGTTTATTTGACTGGTCTTATATTATACATGGGTTTCTTTGGTTCATACGCTTGTTTAACTTGGGTTGTTCCTTCTGAATCTTTTAGTCTTGGTACTAGATCACAAGGTGTTACATTGTGTTCAGCATTGTTATATGTATGGTCATTCACAGTGActtacaatttcaacagAATGAAAGAAGCACTTACATATACTGGTTTAACTATTGGATTCTATGGAGGTATTGCATTTTTGGGGTTCTTTTACCAAGTTTTGTTTATGCCAGAAACCAAGGGAAAGACattggaagaaattgatgaaatttttgaaaaatcgTCATTTGAATTAGCTAAGGAGAATTTGCAGGGACTTAAGAGGTTTTGGAGTTTTAAGTGA
- a CDS encoding Yvh1 dual specificity phosphatase (phosphoserine/threonine and phosphotyrosine phosphatase) produces the protein MSVERILGGIYLSSIEPINNKVDLNKEYGVTHVLSILPGHIDETYTQNYHHKQIEVTDEETTNLIPYFDECDTFIDNATKDKGKVLVHCAQGISRSVAVIMVYLMKHYKLNFDQALHAVKRKCPEAGPNPAFIEQIRLYEDMKFTIDEQNLQYREYIKHLSLKLDPSGTNLREITMTQIKTPPVENASSYDLRCKRCRKVLAQNFDIEEHQAPTSDSRQSQFIKTAPNSRRIVSVQPASKSCSHYFFTEPVDWMRNELEKSEIEGKFQCPKCSSKVGGYSWKGSRCSCGKWMVPAIHLQDAKVDSIKH, from the coding sequence atgcTGGTTGAAAGGATCCTAGGCGGAATCTatctttcatcaatagAGCCCATAAATAACAAAGTGGACCTAAATAAAGAATACGGAGTCACTCACGTCTTATCAATTCTACCGGGGcatattgatgaaacttACACTCAAAATTATCACcacaaacaaattgaagtAACCGATGAGGAAACAACCAACTTGATACCGTACTTTGACGAATGTGATACGTTTATCGATAATGCCACAAAAGACAAAGGCAAAGTTTTGGTCCACTGTGCGCAGGGTATTTCTCGCTCAGTAGCAGTCATCATGGTGTACTTAATGAAGCActacaaattgaatttcgATCAAGCATTACATGCAGTAAAGAGGAAATGTCCAGAAGCAGGACCTAACCCAGCAtttattgaacaaatcaGGCTTTATGAAGATATgaaatttacaattgatgagCAAAATTTACAGTACAGAGAATACATCAAGCATCTATCATTGAAGCTAGATCCATCAGGTACTAACTTACGAGAGATTACAATGACTCAAATAAAGACACCTCCAGTCGAAAATGCACTGTCTTATGACCTACGTTGTAAACGGTGTCGAAAAGTACTTGCCCAAAACTTCGACATAGAAGAGCATCAAGCACCCACTTCTGATTCACGACAATCTCAATTTATAAAAACCGCTCCAAACTCACGAAGAATTGTATCCGTTCAACCAGCAAGTAAGCTGTGCTCTCATTACTTTTTCACAGAACCAGTGGACTGGATGAGAAATGAGCTAGAGAAATCGGAAATTGAAGGCAAATTTCAATGCCCCAAATGTAGTTCCAAAGTTGGTGGCTACAGTTGGAAAGGATCTCGTTGTTCATGTGGAAAATGGATGGTTCCTGCCATACATTTACAAGATGCAAAAGTAGATAGTATAAAACACTAG